The Elaeis guineensis isolate ETL-2024a chromosome 5, EG11, whole genome shotgun sequence DNA segment AAATGTAGTTATTGTGCACCAACCTCATCGATCATCACCTTATTTCGGTCATCTAATAGTCATGCTTGTGGTAGGAAatggagaaaaaataaatatgagaaagAGGGAGAGGCAGCTAGACTCACCTAGTTGTGAGCCAAGAAGACGCAGGTAGAGATCCTCTCCTCCACTACTAACCATCCCAGCATCGAGCAATTCCTCCATCCAAACCAAACAGCGTGAAACATTACCAGTCCCCATGCTCAAATTGGCATAGGCATAAGCATTACAAGAACAGTTGGCAATGCATTTGGCTGCGCATTCGCCGACAGTCttatttttaagaaataagaaccgATCTGGCAATTTCATACCTCTCAGAATCAAAAACCCATCTCCATAACCACAGTCCAAAGCTGTTTTTCTGACACAACCTCCAGAAAAATTCCCTCCGTTCCATTCATGTGGAAAATTAGGCTCAAAACCTTCCAAACACTTGCATGTTGGCACCGATTCAGTACTGTCACAATACCCAAAGGGACCACAATACCCATATCTGTCGCACACACTAGAAGGCCATGACGCAGCAATGCTCCAATTATTCAGACTATAATCCCATCCAAGAAGTTGAAGCTGGCCTAAATGGTCTAGTTTGTATCTCGCATTCGAGGATCCATCGGAGAGACTAAATGTCATGTAGATCTCGTCCTCAGTATCTATGATGGCTACATATGTTATATAGCTGGAATTTGTCACTTGAGCTCCTGAAAACAATCTCCCATTCCACACCGAGCTTCGCCAGTAAAGCTTGGAACCCTGCCATGTGAAGAGCTGGAGAGAAGTGTTCGGATCAGCACCAAAAGAGAAGTTCCCTCGGGAGGGGTCCTGTGGATCTTTCCAAGATGTTATCCTATTGGCTTTGTGGGTCTTGTATCTGAATTCAAGCTTCATGCCAGGGATCAAGGTGTCGGCAGGGTGATCAAAACACTGCCATAAAATGGTATTGTTGCCTTCTCTAAGTACAAGATTACCATTATTCAACAGAACAGCGACTAGGGTATTATTTGGTGATGAACCAGGACTCCTGACATTTGATGACCAAAAGACATTTCCATTTGAACCCATAATAAGGAGATTGCTGTCGTTTGAAATCGTGAGAGTCGCCGAGGAATCATTGATTGGTTCCTCTCTGTTGGCAACCCAAACAATTGTTCTCTGAGCAATGTTGTTGTACCATATACCAAGGTAGAAATTAGAAGACGAATCATCCGGGAAGAAGAAGCCCAGAGCAAAAGCTCCGCCATCGGAGACTAAGGTCTTGTTCAGGGAAATGGATTCGCCGGGAGAGAGTCGATCGTCTGAAGCACAAAAAAGTGGAAGAGATGACGATGATAACAAAAAAATAGCAACAAAGAGCAGTACCCACTCCATTACACTTCTCTTTCTTTGCTATATTCGTTATGCCATAGTTATTCTCTGAGCTAAACAACATGCCGTCGTGTTTAAGGTCTCTGAGTCCCTTTGGAAGACGGCTAGAAATTTCGTGCAGAAGTAAGCGTTTCAAATTTGACTAAGGTGTCAAATTGCAGTTGATGGGGCCATGTTCGCGCGTCCCATTGGGACAATTTATAAGAATCCAAGCAACTTCAGCTTGGTTTGACACGAAACCACGTATAAAAGATATAATTTTCTATTCCTGGAGTCTGACAATAATGTTATatgtccttttttttctttttttcgtttGCAAGAAGGGGCTGAGCTCTATTTTCTTCAATACAAGAATTCTTAGGCATCAAGCCGACCTCTATTAATTAATTTAGAAGTCCACTGCGATAGTTCTTTTAAAATACTGGTTAGAAAGAGAAGTATCACGGTGGGTATTGCGATAGATCCAGGTTGAATGTAAATGGATAGACACCTAACGAACAAGAATTTGGGgagaaattttttaataataaatgaaACGATGGAAATCAGAATGGGTCTGAGCAAAGATAAATCATgtcatatcatatcatatatatatatatatatatatatatatatatatatatatatatatatatatatatatatattataaagaaGTATTAGAATATTGTCAGCTCAGCTTCTCAAATGAATTTTATTGTACCATCTGAAAAGAACACCTCTTGATACTAAATGATATTATTAatgtatgatattattatatttttataattaaaatctatttatataggTAGAGAATATGAAGTAATCctaaaaatttgaatgaatattattttattatttatatatatatttttaatctgatcagatctaaaagaaaaattattttcatacatcTGGTCCCGCCTAACACATGGGTCTTCGATTAGTTACATTATAAATGACATTTATGTAAGAGATATGATTTTCCAAGAGTCTCATTTcctcctaataattttttatttttaagattacacacacacacacacacacacacacacacacatatatatatatatatatatatatatatatatatatatatatatatatatatatatatatatattgtaaagGAGTATTAGAATATTGTCAGCTTAGCTTCTCAAATGAATTTTGTTGTACCATCTGAAAAGAACACCTCTTCATACTAAATGATATTATTAATgtatggtattattatatttttataattaaaatctatttatatagataGAGAATATGAAGTGATCctaaaaatttgaatgaatattattttattatttatatatatatattttaatctgatcagatctaaaagaaaaattattttcatacatcTGGTCCCGCACAACACGTGGGTCTTCGACTAGTCACAATATAAATGACATTTATGTAGGAGATATGATTTTCCAAGAGTCTCATTTcctcataataattttttatttttaagattacaTAGCTTTTTTCTCATGTGCATCGAACCTCCCCTGCacattaaaaaattgattaaagtGCTACACATCTTAGATTCATGGCTCATTCATTACTAGGAAATGCAGCTCAGAAATTGACATTGGCCCATGCAGAGCTCGTGTGGCATTGACCAATAAAGTATGGCATATGCGATGTAAAACATGTGGAGATGtcgagaagaaaaataaaaactatcaGACGCCCCTCACAAATTGTTTAGGAGTTTACATTATAAAGATAGATGTCATTCAAGCAAGAATGTGATTAAAATTGTCTCTAAGTCCTCTACTTTTTCAATTTGTTTTCATCAACTTGATACTCTGGTTTATGCAAGAAACTTTTCCGGTAAGATCCTTAAAAAGTCAGGTGTTTAGACTTAATTTCTGCAAGATTTTGAAACTCAAGCCTAGTGCTGAGAATCTCGGCCAAGCCCTTCTTggccataaaaaaatttttaggccaaatttaatttaatccggGTCTAATTTGCTATTAACTATATTTCATCATACCTAGCCTCATCCATGTTTGAGATTGATGAGCTTTAAAATTGAGCTTCAACGTAGATTATTTCAAGCTAGTCTTTATGCTAATCGGACTAATTTGGCCCATTGGTGATTTTATTCGCAGGCAGACTACGAGCATCCACCTCTCACTTCCCTCGTCTTAGATAACTATCCTATTGATAACAAATATGCCCCTCTACATTCTTTGGGATCATATCTATCCATTAATATTCTTTCTCTAGAATAACTCACATGCATTGTACATGATAAATTCCAGTTCTGTTATAGCACACTTACTTATGGGCGTTCATTAGACATTAAATTAAACATGTATAATTGTAGGTGaaaggatcaagaaaaaaaaaatgaaattttcataaTGTCTATGTTTATTAAACATTGAATTAAAAATGTTTGGTCGTAGGTAAAAGGAtcataaaagaaaaagattgacATTTTCATATTCTCATCCATGAACAAACAAACAATTTACCATCTTTCTTCTCTCTTGAAGTAAATGAGATCATCAACAGTCATATTGCAAGACAATGCAGTAAGACAAAATTTTATTACCCTAAGTGAGGCCAAGGAGGTGTTGGACTTGCATTGAAAACTCAAAAGAGGATGGATATATCAATGCAATTGATCATGGTGAAGAAGAGAACCCACTGCAACATGAATGATGCAAGGGGTTAGAATCTAAACGTAATGGTGATGCACAAGCCAATAGGCTCTCGACCAGGGCAGATGGTAATGGGAACAGAAGCATGAATGGATTACTCTCTTCAAGGCCAAAAACATCATATTAGCCACCCACTCCAAGGATATAACTTTCCTACACTCACTCGCAAATCCTAAAATTCCACTAGAAAGGAGTGGGAGAGAAAATATAAAGAAGGATAAAATATGTAATAA contains these protein-coding regions:
- the LOC105034064 gene encoding G-type lectin S-receptor-like serine/threonine-protein kinase B120 isoform X1, translated to MEWVLLFVAIFLLSSSSLPLFCASDDRLSPGESISLNKTLVSDGGAFALGFFFPDDSSSNFYLGIWYNNIAQRTIVWVANREEPINDSSATLTISNDSNLLIMGSNGNVFWSSNVRSPGSSPNNTLVAVLLNNGNLVLREGNNTILWQCFDHPADTLIPGMKLEFRYKTHKANRITSWKDPQDPSRGNFSFGADPNTSLQLFTWQGSKLYWRSSVWNGRLFSGAQVTNSSYITYVAIIDTEDEIYMTFSLSDGSSNARYKLDHLGQLQLLGWDYSLNNWSIAASWPSSVCDRYGYCGPFGYCDSTESVPTCKCLEGFEPNFPHEWNGGNFSGGCVRKTALDCGYGDGFLILRGMKLPDRFLFLKNKTVGECAAKCIANCSCNAYAYANLSMGTGNVSRCLVWMEELLDAGMVSSGGEDLYLRLLGSQLVFSQPTGSKRNKRIIIILAPVSGAILLITLTYLAWKFRDKIKGIWKDGKNKGRLLGDLSLSTEFPMDFSGSSGFGEGKTGHGLQPPLINFESIVAATNNFSDSHKLGQGGFGKVYKGKLPRGQEIAVKRLSRNSGQGLVEFKNEVLLIAKLQHRNLVRLLGCCIQGDEKLLIYEYMSNKSLDAFLFDPAKKQLLDWEKRFNIIKGIARGLLYLHQDSRLRIIHRDLKASNILLDQDMNPKISDFGMARIFGGDQNEVNTNRVVGTYGYMSPEYAMGGLFSVKSDVYSFGVLILEIVSGSRNSSFHLTMDSPSLLAYAWELWKEGKAKDLVDTSLLESCSPDEVFRCILVGLLCVQDHSNDRPTMLSIVSMLENETTINLTPGQPTFTVGKKLDECDAQMQNLEIFSANNLTITMAEGR
- the LOC105034064 gene encoding G-type lectin S-receptor-like serine/threonine-protein kinase B120 isoform X3, with the translated sequence MEWVLLFVAIFLLSSSSLPLFCASDDRLSPGESISLNKTLVSDGGAFALGFFFPDDSSSNFYLGIWYNNIAQRTIVWVANREEPINDSSATLTISNDSNLLIMGSNGNVFWSSNVRSPGSSPNNTLVAVLLNNGNLVLREGNNTILWQCFDHPADTLIPGMKLEFRYKTHKANRITSWKDPQDPSRGNFSFGADPNTSLQLFTWQGSKLYWRSSVWNGRLFSGAQVTNSSYITYVAIIDTEDEIYMTFSLSDGSSNARYKLDHLGQLQLLGWDYSLNNWSIAASWPSSVCDRYGYCGPFGYCDSTESVPTCKCLEGFEPNFPHEWNGGNFSGGCVRKTALDCGYGDGFLILRGMKLPDRFLFLKNKTVGECAAKCIANCSCNAYAYANLSMGTGNVSRCLVWMEELLDAGMVSSGGEDLYLRLLGSQLVFSQPTGSKRNKRIIIILAPVSGAILLITLTYLAWKFRDKIKGIWKDGKNKGRLLGDLSLSTEFPMDFSGSSGFGEGKTGHGLQPPLINFESIVAATNNFSDSHKLGQGGFGKVYKGKLPRGQEIAVKRLSRNSGQGLVEFKNEVLLIAKLQHRNLVRLLGCCIQGDEKLLIYEYMSNKSLDAFLFDPAKKQLLDWEKRFNIIKGIARGLLYLHQDSRLRIIHRDLKASNILLDQDMNPKISDFGMARIFGGDQNEVNTNRVVGTYGYMSPEYAMGGLFSVKSDVYSFGVLILEIVSGSRNSSFHLTMDSPSLLAYAWELWKEGPLK
- the LOC105034064 gene encoding G-type lectin S-receptor-like serine/threonine-protein kinase B120 isoform X2, with protein sequence MEWVLLFVAIFLLSSSSLPLFCASDDRLSPGESISLNKTLVSDGGAFALGFFFPDDSSSNFYLGIWYNNIAQRTIVWVANREEPINDSSATLTISNDSNLLIMGSNGNVFWSSNVRSPGSSPNNTLVAVLLNNGNLVLREGNNTILWQCFDHPADTLIPGMKLEFRYKTHKANRITSWKDPQDPSRGNFSFGADPNTSLQLFTWQGSKLYWRSSVWNGRLFSGAQVTNSSYITYVAIIDTEDEIYMTFSLSDGSSNARYKLDHLGQLQLLGWDYSLNNWSIAASWPSSVCDRYGYCGPFGYCDSTESVPTCKCLEGFEPNFPHEWNGGNFSGGCVRKTALDCGYGDGFLILRGMKLPDRFLFLKNKTVGECAAKCIANCSCNAYAYANLSMGTGNVSRCLVWMEELLDAGMVSSGGEDLYLRLLGSQLGSKRNKRIIIILAPVSGAILLITLTYLAWKFRDKIKGIWKDGKNKGRLLGDLSLSTEFPMDFSGSSGFGEGKTGHGLQPPLINFESIVAATNNFSDSHKLGQGGFGKVYKGKLPRGQEIAVKRLSRNSGQGLVEFKNEVLLIAKLQHRNLVRLLGCCIQGDEKLLIYEYMSNKSLDAFLFDPAKKQLLDWEKRFNIIKGIARGLLYLHQDSRLRIIHRDLKASNILLDQDMNPKISDFGMARIFGGDQNEVNTNRVVGTYGYMSPEYAMGGLFSVKSDVYSFGVLILEIVSGSRNSSFHLTMDSPSLLAYAWELWKEGKAKDLVDTSLLESCSPDEVFRCILVGLLCVQDHSNDRPTMLSIVSMLENETTINLTPGQPTFTVGKKLDECDAQMQNLEIFSANNLTITMAEGR
- the LOC105034064 gene encoding G-type lectin S-receptor-like serine/threonine-protein kinase B120 isoform X4; its protein translation is MEWVLLFVAIFLLSSSSLPLFCASDDRLSPGESISLNKTLVSDGGAFALGFFFPDDSSSNFYLGIWYNNIAQRTIVWVANREEPINDSSATLTISNDSNLLIMGSNGNVFWSSNVRSPGSSPNNTLVAVLLNNGNLVLREGNNTILWQCFDHPADTLIPGMKLEFRYKTHKANRITSWKDPQDPSRGNFSFGADPNTSLQLFTWQGSKLYWRSSVWNGRLFSGAQVTNSSYITYVAIIDTEDEIYMTFSLSDGSSNARYKLDHLGQLQLLGWDYSLNNWSIAASWPSSVCDRYGYCGPFGYCDSTESVPTCKCLEGFEPNFPHEWNGGNFSGGCVRKTALDCGYGDGFLILRGMKLPDRFLFLKNKTVGECAAKCIANCSCNAYAYANLSMGTGNVSRCLVWMEELLDAGMVSSGGEDLYLRLLGSQLVFSQPTGSKRNKRIIIILAPVSGAILLITLTYLAWKFRDKIKGIWKDGKNKGRLLGDLSLSTEFPMDFSGSSGFGEGKTGHGLQPPLINFESIVAATNNFSDSHKLGQGGFGKVYKGKLPRGQEIAVKRLSRNSGQGLVEFKNEVLLIAKLQHRNLVRLLGCCIQGDEKLLIYEYMSNKSLDAFLFDPAKKQLLDWEKRFNIIKGIARGLLYLHQDSRLRIIHRDLKASNILLDQDMNPKISDFGMARIFGGDQNEVNTNRVVGT